The Candidatus Binatia bacterium sequence CGCGCCCACCGCCGTGCCGCGCTGGTCTTGACCCCGACTCGCGAGCTCGCGCAGCAAATTGCCGAGCATCTTCGGCAGTTGGCAAAACACACCAACCTACGCGTCACGCCGATTTACGGAGGCGTGGCAATGAGACCGCAGATCAATGCCATGCGCCGCGGCACCGACGTCGTCGTCGCAACGCCCGGACGGCTCATCGATTTAATGCAGCAGGGCGAAGCTTCTCTCGGCAACGTCGAGATCTTCGTGCTCGACGAAGCGGACCGTATGCTCGATATGGGGTTCTTACCGGCCGTAAAACGCATCGTCGCTAAACTCCCGGCCGACCGCCAAACGCTTTGTTTCTCGGCAACGCTCGCCGGCGCGGTGCTCGCGCTTGCGCGCGAGTTTCTCCGCGATCCCGTGCGCATCAACTTAGCGCCCCCGACGCCGGTAGAAACCGTAACCCAGTGGGTGTACGAAGTGGAGCCGCACAAGAAAACCGATCTCCTCGTGGACCTGCTCAAAGATGGACGCGTCTTCAATGCGCTCGTCTTTACGCGGACCAAGTCGCGGGCCGAGCGCGTTACCAGTGCCTTGGTGCGAAATCGCGTCGATGTCGAACGCATCCACGGCGATCGTTCGCAGGCGCAGCGCTCGCGCGCTCTCGAGGCATTTAAGAAAGGACGCTATCGGGTCTTAGTCGCCACCGACGTCGCCGCGCGGGGCATCGACATCAACGATCTCGGGCACGTCATAAATTACGACGTTCCGGCGGAACCCGCCGATTACATACACCGTATCGGGCGCACGGCGCGCGCGCAAAAAGCCGGCGACGCAATTACGTTCGTTTCGCGCGACGAGGCCGGCTCGTTCGCACGCATCGAAGGCGCGATCGGCGCGCCCCTCAAGCGCAGCGAGCACGCCTTCATGGAACAGGGATCTGGTCGCGCGTCTACGGTCGAGCCGCAGGTGCGCCGCCGATCGTTTCAGCGCCGCCGCCGCCGCTGAAACTCGATCCGACAAACCCCGAGAATGCGCACCGGCAGGTACGTCGCGGAGGAGCGGTCGACGACATCGAGCGTCAGGCTATCGCTGACCTTTGCTGACCGCCGAGCCGAACGGATCGTTGAATCCGCCGATCGCTTTCGTCGGCGTACCACCGGCGGGGTATTTCCAGAACATGACGTTTTCGTTGCCGAGATTGGGCCCGATGAAGGTGTTGCCTTGGATGAAGAACTGAAAGATGCCGGTCGTGCCGGTGAGCGGAGTCTCGCCGACCACCGTGCCGACGGAGTGCGTGATTTTGACATGATAAATCACGGGGGTGCCCGTCCCGACGATGCCGCCTCCGTCTCCAACGGCTAGGTACTTACGGTCCCACTGTATGTTGGTGGCTTGGACGATCGTCTGATCGAACGCGATTGGGACGAGCGTTCCGCCGTTTTTGCGAAGCTCTGCCAGCCGGTACGCAAGCGACGAGTCGACTCCATTGGCGTAGAGGTTGCCTCTGTCGTCGTACGTCACAAACAGAACGAACTGCATCTGGCTGTCGGTGTAGAGGGTCGGCGCGCCTTGAGCGTGAGCGTATACGGCGACACTTCCGGCGCCGGCACTCAAGGTCTGGGCGTTGGCAACGGCGAGGTTTCCCGTCGTCGGATCTACCGAGCAGCCTTCCGGAGCGTTGTTGGGATCGGTCAAGGTAGCGATCGGGATCGTGCCGCCGTGCGCGTATTCGACGATGTCGTTGGTTCCCTCTTCCACGATCCAGACGTCGCCGGTGCCGTCAACGCATTCACCCGCCGGGAAGCTCAAGCCGGTCAGCGTGCCCTGGAGCTTTGCATCCGGAAACGAGTACACGTACACGTTGCCGCTGCCGTCGTCTGAAAGGTAGAGAAGATCGCGCTTCGCCAAGCCCGAAGCCATCCACGATACGCCGCGTTTAAATAAATGCGCGCTCGCCGTCGGCAGCGCTTGCGATCCGCCGCTGCACCCGGCAACGGCGAGCGCGGCTGCCAATACGCCGGCAATCCAAGCGATAGTAAGAGGCGCTCTCATCGGGCACTGGTTATTTAACGCCCGGCCGAAGCCTGCCCGGTTGGCCAACCAGCTCGGCGCCGCTGTAAAACGCTGCAGCGGTGCGGGTGACAGGAAACTCTGCTTGTTTTTCGAGATGATACGTGCACGATGGCGCTCGCGCTGGCAGTACTGGCTTTATTTCTCTCTATTTGGATCGTGGTCCCGGGCCCGATCGTTCCGCTATTCGTTCTGACGGTCGGTGGTACCGAGCTGTGGCCGATCTTGACGGTTGTTAGCGCCGTCGTCCTGTTCGTCGCGTTGCGTTCGCGCAGCTCCACGCGACCCGCGGCCGTCATTATCGCGCTCGTCGCCCTGTTTTGCACGCTGGTCCCGCCGATTGCGTACGCGATACAAGGCCCCCGTCTCCCGTTGACGGCTTGGCTCATGCCGCTTTCCGGACGTGCGCGCTCGACCGCCGTTCGCCCGGACGCTCCTTTCGTGCTCGCGATTTATGGTGGCGCGTGGGAGCATGGTTCGCCAAGCAGCGACGCGCGATTCAACGCGATCGTCGCCTCTTGGGGCTATCGCGTCGTCCCGCTAAACTATCCGCACGCGCCTCGCGCGCGCTGGCCCGCGCAACGCGACGCGATCCTTCGCCAGATCGATTCACTGCCGGCCGGCCGCATCGCCGTGCTTGGGCATTCGTCCGGCGCTCAGTTGGCGATTATCGCGGCAGCTCTGCGGCCGCACCGCATCAGCGCCGTGATAACCTACGAGAGTCCGCTGGACCTTCGACTCGCCTATGAGTATCCACCCAAGCCCGACTTGATCGACGTGCGCCAGGTGATGCTCGATCTTTGCGGCGGCACGCCGGAGCAGCAACCCGCATGCTATCGAAGCGCATCGCCCCGGTACGTCATTCATGCGGGCATGCCGCCGGTCCTCATGATCGCGGCAGGTCGCGACCACGTCGTCCAACCTGACGTGGAACGCTTCTTGCGCGACGAACTGCGAAGTTACGGCGTGAGCGTTGCGTACGTCGAGCTGCCTTGGGCCGATCACGCCTTCGAGGATGTTGCCACCGGCTTTCACGACCGCGTCGCGCTGTGGTACGTCCGCCGGTTCCTGGAACTTCATTTCGGTACGGACCGCTCGCGGAGCGAGGGGCGTGGAATATGAAGACCATCGTTCATCTCGTCGACGGAACCTACGAACTTTTCCGCCATTTCTATGGACTGCGCCGCGTCACCGATGGGAGGCCGCGACGCTACGGGGCTGCTGCCGGAGTGCTCAATACCGTGCTGCAAATGATCGGCGAGGGTGCCACGCATGTCGGCGTCGCCACCGATCACGTTATCGAGTCCTTCCGCAACGCGCTTTGGAGCGGCTACAAAACAGGAGCAGGAATCGATCCCGCGCTTCGCGCGCAGTTCGAGCCGCTCGAGGACGCGTTGCGGGCGATGGGCATTCCGGTTTGGGCGATGATCGAGCTCGAGGCAGATGATGCGTTGGCGTCGGCGGCCACAATCGCATCGCAGCAATCTCGCGTAGAGAAAGTCTGCATTTGGACGCCGGATAAGGATCTCGCACAATGCGTGCGCGAGGATCGCGTCGTGCAAATCGACCGAAGGAGCAAGATCGTCCGCGACGCTGCCGGCGTCCGAGCTAAGTTTGGGGTAGACCCCGACCTCATACCCGACTATCTTGCGCTCGTTGGCGATGCCGCCGACGGCTATCCCGGCATTCCGGGCATCGGGCCGAAGAGCGCAGCCGCTCTCCTCACGCGTTATGGCGCGATCGAACGGTTCCCGTCCGAGGTGCTCGGTGAGCGATACCGTCTCGCGCTGTTATTCAAAGAACTCGCAACGCTTCGAACCGATGCAAAACTCTTTGCAGACGTCGACGAGCTTGAGTGGCACGGGCCCACCGCCGGGTTTCCCGCGGCGTGCGAGCGGCTCGACGCCCCGGATCTTCTCGTGCGTGCTACCAGAGCCGCGCGAGCTCGTTACGCAGAGGCGCGAGAAGATCCAGCGAACTTCTAAAGGGAAGTTCGTCCGTTCTCTTCTCGCGCCGTTTTCAGTCTTCTACTGGGGCTGGATCTACGAGGGGCGATACCGTAAGTTCCCGCGCATTCCAGCCTCTTCGGGTTGACTTAGATCGACGAAGCTGTGGTACTGAACAGGCTGCTCAGATTCTTTCCGAGAGTCTGAACGGCGACCAGGGCAATCATCGCGATCAAGGCGACCAGCAGGCCGTACTCGACCATTGTAGCGCCTTCTTCGTCGCGAATCATTGAGGTGATTGTGGTCAGCATAACACGTCCTTTAGACTGAACCCGCTACGGTGCTGAACATGGAGCTTAAGTTGATTCCGAGAGTCTGCACCGCAATGAGCGCAATCATGGCAATCAAGGCGACTAGGAGGCCGTACTCAACCATCGTGGCCCCGTCTTCGTCGCGGATGATGGGCTCGAAAATAGCAAACATTAGATGTCCTTTAAGCCTCCGTGTGAGGCCCAATCGCAGAATCATAGGCCGCCAGCTGCTTAAGCGCAACCGGCTAACCTTGCCGTAACTATAGCACAACGCCCGGCGTGATGTCGAACCTTTTTCGGCCACGAGAGCGCTTCGTCTATTGGCACCCGCAGTTCGTTCGGCTCGATGACGCCATGGACCGGAATGGATTTGCCGTTCTAGCCGATTTGCCGACAAAATCCATGGCGTGCCACGACCTGCGGCAGCGGTCGTCGAGTTCGACGAACAATACCATGAAATCGGCCGTTCGTACTTTTTGCCGCATCCCAACAGAGCGACTGCGCCGTACGACCTGGCCCTCGATCCTGCGGACAACGAGATCTGGTTTAGCGGATTAAACGCCGAGCTGGGGCGCTTCAAGCCGCAAGAGAAGGCGCGGTTGAAGTTTCGGGTGCGGAACAGTCTTCTCGTTGACAAACGTTAGCGAGGTCGCGCCAGGCGCTCCTCCGCGCGGCGCAAGGTCGGGCGACCGAGCCCGCCGTATTTTCGGCATTGAGGGGCAGGCTGTTGCGGGCAACTTCGGGTGCCGCGCATCAGCATGGTTGGCAGCGCCAACGCCCGTCCGGCAGCCTAGTCATCGTAGCTGTGGCCACGACTTTGCCGCTTCACTACCTACGGAGATGCATGCTTGGCGCATCATCCATTTCCAGCCTGAAGGGGCTCGGAAGACTCAGGAGTTCAAGTGCACATTTCAACTTCGGCGCGCTACAGCCTCAGCGTTTGCGCGGCAATCGTCCTCGCTGCATGTAGCTCCAGCAACATCCCCGCATCGGCGCCTCTCTCCGGCGCATCGATCCCATCCTCGCTAGCAGCCGGCGCGGCATCGCCCCAGTCTCTCGTCCCGCAGCTGGCGTTTGGGCGATCCGCATCACACCCGGCAATAAAAAACCTGAAGGAAACCGTCCTCTACAGCTTCGCCGGCGGTTCCGATGGAGCGAACCCCCAGGCCGGCCTCGTCAAGGTCGGCGGCATGCTATACGGCACGACGTACGAAGGTGGTACCGGCTCTTACGGCACGATCTTCGCGATCACCACCTCCGGCACGGAAAGCGTGCTCTACAGCTTCCAAGGTGGTTCCGATGGCATGAACC is a genomic window containing:
- a CDS encoding DEAD/DEAH box helicase, yielding MPVALAGRDVFASAPTGSGKTAAFGIPLLQNLLERRAHRRAALVLTPTRELAQQIAEHLRQLAKHTNLRVTPIYGGVAMRPQINAMRRGTDVVVATPGRLIDLMQQGEASLGNVEIFVLDEADRMLDMGFLPAVKRIVAKLPADRQTLCFSATLAGAVLALAREFLRDPVRINLAPPTPVETVTQWVYEVEPHKKTDLLVDLLKDGRVFNALVFTRTKSRAERVTSALVRNRVDVERIHGDRSQAQRSRALEAFKKGRYRVLVATDVAARGIDINDLGHVINYDVPAEPADYIHRIGRTARAQKAGDAITFVSRDEAGSFARIEGAIGAPLKRSEHAFMEQGSGRASTVEPQVRRRSFQRRRRR
- a CDS encoding alpha/beta hydrolase; the encoded protein is MALALAVLALFLSIWIVVPGPIVPLFVLTVGGTELWPILTVVSAVVLFVALRSRSSTRPAAVIIALVALFCTLVPPIAYAIQGPRLPLTAWLMPLSGRARSTAVRPDAPFVLAIYGGAWEHGSPSSDARFNAIVASWGYRVVPLNYPHAPRARWPAQRDAILRQIDSLPAGRIAVLGHSSGAQLAIIAAALRPHRISAVITYESPLDLRLAYEYPPKPDLIDVRQVMLDLCGGTPEQQPACYRSASPRYVIHAGMPPVLMIAAGRDHVVQPDVERFLRDELRSYGVSVAYVELPWADHAFEDVATGFHDRVALWYVRRFLELHFGTDRSRSEGRGI
- a CDS encoding 5'-3' exonuclease H3TH domain-containing protein codes for the protein MKTIVHLVDGTYELFRHFYGLRRVTDGRPRRYGAAAGVLNTVLQMIGEGATHVGVATDHVIESFRNALWSGYKTGAGIDPALRAQFEPLEDALRAMGIPVWAMIELEADDALASAATIASQQSRVEKVCIWTPDKDLAQCVREDRVVQIDRRSKIVRDAAGVRAKFGVDPDLIPDYLALVGDAADGYPGIPGIGPKSAAALLTRYGAIERFPSEVLGERYRLALLFKELATLRTDAKLFADVDELEWHGPTAGFPAACERLDAPDLLVRATRAARARYAEAREDPANF
- a CDS encoding Flp family type IVb pilin gives rise to the protein MLTTITSMIRDEEGATMVEYGLLVALIAMIALVAVQTLGKNLSSLFSTTASSI
- a CDS encoding Flp family type IVb pilin, producing MFAIFEPIIRDEDGATMVEYGLLVALIAMIALIAVQTLGINLSSMFSTVAGSV